The following coding sequences lie in one Saccharomyces mikatae IFO 1815 strain IFO1815 genome assembly, chromosome: 10 genomic window:
- the RBH1 gene encoding Rbh1p (similar to Saccharomyces cerevisiae YJL181W and YJR030C; ancestral locus Anc_1.157), which yields MEIFRDEEERTFSTLAAIIYAFQTYDPMPTHLHKTKTKIMSAAKLILETRFSFSTIVENFPTIQKYLCVWLRDLNMLNSYQIILLESVSLIFDCTTSSFRICTIEGGFPHLIVHLYDRLKGYQKFLKDAVLDSFFADFDYTFKTAYNLANCSLYRYDEVHYVSKDAYSLVASEKINPADVIKREYFKLSIPKFNISEILIEIFHLLHGLAFFKVNSGSLSDSTALVETVFRNISEGDYQILELGRSLMFPLLRTGDFKVCSIDDAGAVLTFTEANDVRLEICSLDETSWVTQWKSCLQNHDEKAANDSSFIKTHMEFNGGNDVDKYKNGLGLIVKNKDLIEGSMIAPTTYKNSQLSNGCLLHRSKPLQIPLSSVVQERFDDDDSLYDCTSVDGESSFGSLSGSESIISDYGFHISSPTNNQASSSFLKHNPIEVEITDESTVISVENIQISRWSNNSWQKVSPHDLQIGIIQMRMGNFLIAYCPGYKNLNRFIIRLCDDIKCKRSTDQDIQLLVPSETIMCNLTGILNIRSRDTEKLLSVLNFYTTDHPETMSHSSTMDNISSPLSSVSSAMDLKLSLQKCSSIAIPQELTQDVTS from the coding sequence ATGGAGATATTCAGAGACGAAGAAGAGCGAACTTTTTCGACATTAGCAGCTATTATTTATGCCTTTCAGACATATGACCCTATGCCCACTCACTTACATAAGACGAAAACAAAGATTATGAGCGCTGCTAAGCTAATCTTAGAGACAcgattttcattttcaactatagttgaaaactttccaactatacaaaaatatctttGTGTTTGGCTCAGGGATCTTAATATGTTAAATTCATATCAAATAATTCTTCTAGAAAGTGTTTCTTTAATATTTGACTGCACTACATCTAGCTTCAGGATATGTACAATCGAAGGAGGTTTCCCGCATTTGATCGTACATCTTTATGACAGACTAAAAGGCTATCAAAAGTTTTTAAAAGATGCAGTACTAGACAGTTTTTTTGCAGACTTTGACTACACTTTCAAGACTGCATACAATCTTGCAAATTGCTCTTTGTATAGGTACGACGAAGTGCATTATGTATCGAAAGATGCATACTCATTAGTTGCATCTGAGAAAATAAATCCTGCAGATGTGAttaaaagagaatatttCAAGCTTTCAATTCCGAAATTTAACATATCTGAAATATTAATTGAGATTTTCCATCTACTCCATGGATTAGCTTTTTTTAAGGTGAATTCTGGTAGTTTATCTGATTCAACAGCTTTAGTCGAAACCGTCTTTCGTAATATTTCCGAAGGTGATTATCAGATCTTGGAATTGGGAAGAAGTTTAATGTTTCCATTGCTAAGGACCGGAGACTTTAAAGTCTGTAGTATTGACGATGCGGGGGCTGTACTAACCTTTACAGAAGCAAATGATGTAAGATTAGAAATATGTAGCCTGGATGAAACCTCATGGGTAACGCAATGGAAATCGtgtcttcaaaatcatgATGAAAAAGCAGCTAATGACAGTTCGTTCATCAAAACCCATATGGAATTCAACGGTGGAAACGATGTggataaatataaaaatggaTTAGGATTGATtgtaaaaaacaaagatttGATAGAGGGTTCTATGATAGCTCCCACAACTTATAAAAATTCCCAACTTTCCAATGGCTGCTTGTTACATAGGTCAAAACCACTGCAAATACCCTTGTCATCTGTTGTTCAAGAAAggtttgatgatgatgattctCTCTATGATTGTACATCTGTTGATGGGGAAAGTAGTTTTGGATCCCTTAGTGGATCAGAGAGTATTATATCAGACTACGGTTTTCATATCAGTTCACCCACTAATAATCAGGcatcctcttcttttttaaaacACAATCCAATAGAGGTGGAAATAACAGATGAAAGTACGGTAATATCCgtggaaaatattcaaataaGTCGATGGTCCAATAATTCATGGCAGAAGGTTTCTCCACATGATTTGCAAATTGGTATCATTCAAATGCGTATGGGAAATTTCCTTATAGCTTATTGCCCTGGGTATAAAAACCTTAATCGGTTCATAATTCGCTTGTGCGATGATATAAAATGTAAACGATCTACAGATCAAGATATACAACTACTCGTCCCATCCGAGACAATAATGTGTAACCTGACTGGCATTTTAAATATTAGGTCGAGGGATACCGAAAAGCTGCTTTCGGTATTGAACTTTTACACTACAGACCATCCGGAAACTATGTCACACTCGAGCACCATGGATAATATATCAAGTCCTCTTTCGTCCGTTTCGTCAGCAATGGACTTGAAACTTTCATTACAGAAATGCTCTTCTATAGCGATACCCCAGGAGCTGACGCAGGACGTCACCAGTTAA
- the ATP12 gene encoding ATP synthase complex assembly protein ATP12 (similar to Saccharomyces cerevisiae ATP12 (YJL180C); ancestral locus Anc_1.158), giving the protein MLASLKNSYVVIRSIKSRLPRLYSLSAQPLGIDNTIENNSPTETNRLSKTSQKFWEKVSLNRNVKKGKIALQLDGTTIKTPLGNEIIIDDTRSLLAYLLKLEWSSLSNISIKTHSLPLTSLVARSIDLQMINKPDCDPQLVAKIGGNSDVIKNQLLRYLDTDTLLVFSPMNEFEGKLRNAQNKSYLPLIKGMEEFLSKFSFQSNVQLQILDADIHGLRGNQQSDIVKNAATKYMNGLSQWDLSILEKTILTTKSFICGVLLLENKKNSSNLLPNLKTDMESIIRAATLETIFQVEKWGEVEDTHDVDKRDIRRKVYTAAIAAFTQ; this is encoded by the coding sequence ATGTTAGCATCACTAAAAAATAGTTATGTTGTTATCAGATCTATAAAATCGAGATTACCCCGGCTTTATTCCCTAAGTGCTCAGCCATTGGGAATAGACAACACAATTGAGAATAACTCTCCTACGGAGACAAATAGGTTGAGCAAAACTTCACAAAAATTTTGGGAAAAAGTGTCATTAAATAGGAATGTTAAAAAGGGCAAAATTGCTTTACAATTAGATGGTACGACTATAAAGACTCCTTTAGGAaatgaaataataattGATGATACTAGGTCTCTCTTAGCATACTTATTGAAGCTGGAGTGGTCATCCTTATCCAACATTTCCATCAAAACCCACTCCCTGCCATTAACATCATTGGTGGCAAGAAGCATTGACTTACAAATGATAAATAAACCTGACTGTGACCCTCAATTAGTCGCAAAAATTGGAGGTAACAGTGATGttataaaaaatcaattatTAAGATATCTGGATACCGATACATTGTTGGTTTTCTCTCCTAtgaatgaatttgaagGAAAGTTACGCAATGCACAAAATAAATCATATCTGCCCCTAATTAAAGGCATGGAGGAGTTTTTATCcaagttttctttccaGTCTAATGTTCAATTACAAATTTTAGATGCTGATATTCATGGTTTGCGGGGCAATCAGCAATCGGATATCGTTAAAAATGCAGCTACGAAGTATATGAACGGCTTATCTCAGTGGGATCTTTCGATTCTTGAGAAAACTATACTAACTACGAAATCCTTCATTTGCGGCGTGCTCCTATtggaaaataagaaaaattcttcgAACTTACTTCCCAACTTGAAAACTGATATGGAAAGTATTATCCGTGCTGCTACTTTAGAAACTATCTTTcaagttgaaaaatgggGAGAGGTTGAAGATACTCATGACGTTGACAAAAGGGATATCAGAAGAAAGGTTTATACTGCCGCGATTGCAGCTTTTACTCAATAA
- the PFD1 gene encoding prefolding complex chaperone subunit (similar to Saccharomyces cerevisiae PFD1 (YJL179W); ancestral locus Anc_1.159), with amino-acid sequence MSQIAQEMTASLRNAKTQLDMVNQQLAYLDRQEKLAELTKKELVSYPTDKVWRSCGKSFILQEKSKYVSDLSHDESVLLDQRKTLKIKKNYLETTVEKTIDNLKALMKN; translated from the coding sequence ATGTCTCAGATAGCGCAAGAAATGACAGCGAGTTTAAGAAACGCTAAAACACAATTGGATATGGTTAACCAGCAGCTAGCATATTTGGATAGACAAGAAAAGCTTGCTGAATTAacgaaaaaagaactggTATCTTACCCAACGGATAAAGTATGGAGATCTTGTGGTAAATCCTTTATTTTACAAGAGAAATCTAAATATGTCAGTGACCTATCGCATGATGAAAGTGTACTTCTagatcaaagaaaaactttgaaaataaaaaagaattatttaGAAACTACTGTCGAAAAGACAATAGACAATCTAAAAGCAttaatgaagaattaa
- the ATG27 gene encoding Atg27p (similar to Saccharomyces cerevisiae ATG27 (YJL178C); ancestral locus Anc_1.160), with product MVSKTWVCILLIAVTVVQALSCEKHDVLKKYQVAQYSLLGTTERDTPPSKTNEKWWVNVCEEHSAEPPEGCKKDDMLCGLTDVSLPGKDTVTTQIIDFDKNIGFNVEDTENALILTLVGANWGSNSIDAKLKFQCDDNMKKDELTGHTWTDKTIQLTIKGPSGCLKSKDNDKKKGDSDNGNNGGNEGKKPAKKSSGTSWFTWLFLYALLFTLIYLMVVSFLNTRGGSFQDFRAEFIQRSTQFFTSLPEFCREVVSKILGRNTTQRGGYSAV from the coding sequence ATGGTATCGAAGACTTGGGTATGCATCCTTTTAATCGCAGTTACGGTGGTACAGGCCTTGTCTTGCGAGAAGCATGAtgtattgaaaaagtatcAGGTGGCACAATATAGCCTTCTCGGAACTACAGAAAGGGACACTCCGCCAAGTAAAACTAATGAAAAGTGGTGGGTAAACGTTTGTGAAGAACATTCAGCTGAGCCACCTGAAGGGTGTAAAAAAGATGACATGCTATGTGGCCTCACAGATGTCAGTTTGCCTGGCAAAGATACTGTCACCACTCAGATAAtagattttgataaaaacattGGTTTTAATGTCGAAGACACTGAAAATGCACTCATATTGACATTAGTTGGTGCCAATTGGGGGTCTAATTCAATCGACGCAAAATTGAAGTTTCAGTGTGATGAcaatatgaaaaaagacGAACTGACTGGACATACATGGACCGACAAAACCATCCAGTTGACTATAAAAGGTCCATCCGGTTGTTTAAAGAGTAAGGATAACGACAAGAAAAAGGGCGACAGTGATAACGGTAACAATGGTGGAAATGAGGGGAAAAAGCCGGCGAAGAAGTCAAGTGGCACTTCTTGGTTTACTTGGTTATTTCTATACGCTCTGCTGTTTACATTGATATACCTTATGGTCGTATCGTTTTTGAACACCAGAGGAGGGTCTTTTCAAGACTTCCGTGCTGAGTTTATTCAACGTTCCActcaatttttcacttcttTACCTGAATTCTGCAGGGAAGTTGTATCGAAAATCTTGGGTAGAAACACTACTCAAAGAGGTGGATATAGCGCCGTTTGA
- the RPL17B gene encoding 60S ribosomal protein uL22 (similar to Saccharomyces cerevisiae RPL17B (YJL177W) and RPL17A (YKL180W); ancestral locus Anc_1.161) — protein MARYGATSTNPAKSASARGSYLRVSFKNTRETAQAINGWELTKAQKYLDQVLDHQRAIPFRRFNSSIGRTAQGKEFGVTKARWPAKSVKFVQGLLQNAAANAEGLDATKLYVSHIQVNQAPKQRRRTYRAHGRINKYESSPSHIELVVTEKEEAVAKAAEKKVIRLTSRQRGRIAAQKRISA, from the exons atggCAAGATACGGTGCTACTTCAACCAATCCAGCTAAATCTGCATCAGCTCGTGGGTCTTACTTGCGtgtttctttcaagaaCACCAGGGAAACCGCTCAAGCTATTAATGGTTGGGAATTGACCAAGGCTCAAAAATACTTGGACCAAGTTTTGGACCACCAAAGAGCCATTCCATTCAGAAGATTTAACTCCTCTATTGGTAGAACTGCCCAAGGTAAGGAATTTGGTGTCACCAAAGCCAGATGGCCAGCTAAATCTGTTAAGTTCGTTCAAGGTTTGTTGCAAAACGCTGCTGCCAATGCTGAA GGTCTAGATGCCACCAAGCTATACGTTTCTCACATCCAAGTTAACCAAGCTCcaaagcaaagaagaagaacttaCAGAGCCCATGGTAGAATCAACAAGTACGAATCTTCTCCATCCCACATTGAATTAGTTGTCAcggaaaaggaagaagctGTCGCCAAGGCTGCTGAAAAGAAGGTTATCAGATTAACTTCTAGACAAAGAGGTAGAATTGCTGCCCAAAAACGTATCTCTGCTTAA
- the SWI3 gene encoding Swi3p (similar to Saccharomyces cerevisiae SWI3 (YJL176C); ancestral locus Anc_1.163), whose amino-acid sequence MEDTLGEGSTVNHTVDVTEHGHDNDNSNNPNAIEARAANTESTSEGLQQEGDSLKDGEVVTNRDDAENDAITVTGKQQPSIPANELDSQEVPSVKEGSAQNIFEQDHNESDNLFGETESSVSNNDANTPNKPMNSVDSGNNGPAANEDSVIQNSNNNEESLEAGETQKKEEPGENNGNEGVKEESQPIQSIKGMDDEEEEDEDDDQPMMSPDNSIFGETKSETKQLGNASSFANTPSEIPDAHKAEEERIIGKADSMDKKINTDEERNEHEQEIANYHSEGVDSKKTPITKTEPETFDIPQAHEIVIPSYSKWFNVEKIHSIEVQSLPEFFTNRIPSKTPEVYMRYRNFMINSYRLNPNEYFSVTTARRNVSGDAAALFRLHKFLTKWGLINYQVDSKLLPKNIEPPLTSQYSTRHDAPRGLFPFESYKPSVQLPDMAKLKKMMNTSDSESTLYKYLKESKRKYDEITHPPGTTDDDNGGKMKNNINTSTNGTDDILLEEDETSRPLKKIKILEQIDENWSKEDLQKLLKGIQEFGADWYKVAKHVGNKSPEHCILRFLQLPIEDKFLYGDGDTKGNNDSGLGPLKYAPHLPFSKSENPVLSTIAFLVGLVNPKTVQSMTQRAIQSEESIESQKQEISGKNSVENVKEGSEIAISSLGFRSHVFANNEERQMNFLTNELMRLQMEKLDMKLNHLRKLEKFMELERKTLERQQENLLIQRLNFNQNSNKIVNVLTQCLNSVSDTNINNSSVAERDEITSQINHFKSMLSKPETLSIGKNPFNSSNVEASESHNGKSISNENDVKPISIEAPQFYRYWSA is encoded by the coding sequence ATGGAAGATACGCTGGGTGAGGGGTCCACGGTAAACCATACCGTGGATGTGACCGAACATGGCCATGACAATGATAATAGCAACAACCCAAATGCTATTGAAGCAAGGGCTGCAAACACAGAATCTACTAGCGAGGGGCTGCAACAGGAAGGTGATTCTCTGAAAGATGGAGAAGTTGTTACGAATAGGGATGACGCAGAAAATGACGCGATAACAGTAACAGGAAAGCAGCAACCATCCATACCGGCAAATGAGCTCGATTCGCAAGAAGTACCCTCCGTGAAAGAAGGCAGCGCTCAGAACATTTTTGAGCAAGATCACAATGAAAGTGACAATCTATTTGGCGAAACCGAAAGCTCTGTTTCGAATAATGATGCAAATACTCCCAATAAACCCATGAACTCGGTAGATAGTGGAAACAATGGGCCTGCTGCGAATGAAGATAGCGTAATACAGAATTCAAATaacaatgaagaaagtCTGGAGGCCGGTGAAACACAAAAAAAGGAGGAACCAGGGGAAAACAACGGTAATGAAGGTGTCAAAGAGGAAAGCCAGCCAATTCAGAGCATAAAGGGGATGGATGACgaggaggaggaagatGAGGACGACGATCAGCCGATGATGAGCCCCGATAATTCTATCTTTGGAGAAACTAAGAGTGAGACTAAACAACTGGGCAACGCTTCGTCGTTCGCTAATACTCCATCTGAAATTCCAGATGCACATAAAGCTGAAGAGGAGAGAATCATAGGAAAGGCAGACAGTATGgacaagaaaataaatactGACGAAGAGAGAAACGAACATGAGCAGGAAATTGCAAACTACCATTCCGAAGGTGTTGATTCGAAGAAAACACCCATTACTAAAACGGAACCGGAAACTTTTGATATACCGCAAGCACATGAAATTGTTATCCCGAGCTATTCCAAATGGTTCAAtgtagaaaaaattcattccATTGAAGTCCAATCATTGCCAGAGTTTTTCACAAACAGAATTCCGTCTAAGACGCCTGAGGTATACATGAGATATAGAAATTTCATGATAAATTCTTACAGGCTGAATCCCAATGAATATTTTAGCGTCACCACAGCGAGAAGAAACGTCTCTGGTGACGCTGCTGCATTATTCAGATTGCATAAATTCTTAACGAAATGGGGTCTAATAAACTATCAAGTCGACTCTAAACTACTACCCAAGAACATCGAACCCCCACTGACATCTCAATATTCCACAAGGCATGATGCTCCCAGAGGACTTTTCCCTTTCGAAAGTTACAAGCCGTCTGTACAACTACCAGATATGGCAAAGcttaaaaaaatgatgaatacAAGTGACTCGGAAAGTActttatataaatatttgaaagaaagtaaaagaaaatatgacGAAATCACTCATCCGCCCGGTACGacagatgatgataatggtggtaaaatgaaaaacaatattAATACGTCAACTAATGGGACTGATGACATTTTACTGGAAGAGGACGAAACTTCACGCCCtctgaagaaaatcaaaattttagAACAAATTGATGAGAATTGGTCAAAGGAAGACTTGCAAAAATTGCTAAAGGGCATACAAGAATTTGGTGCTGATTGGTATAAAGTGGCTAAACATGTAGGTAACAAATCACCTGAGCATTGTATCTTACgctttcttcaattgcCCATCGAAGATAAGTTTTTATATGGCGATGGCGATACCAAGGGAAATAATGACAGCGGATTAGGACCTTTAAAGTATGCTCCTCACTTGCCATTTTCTAAAAGCGAAAACCCAgttttatcaacaatagcATTCTTAGTGGGATTAGTCAATCCCAAAACTGTTCAGTCAATGACTCAGAGAGCAATTCAATCAGAAGAATCAATAGAGTCTCAAAAACAGGAAATTTCTGGTAAAAATTCAGTTGAAAATGTTAAAGAAGGTTCAGAAATTGCCATTTCATCATTAGGTTTTAGGAGTCATGTTTTTGCCAATAATGAAGAGAGgcaaatgaattttttaacCAATGAATTAATGAGACttcaaatggaaaaattagaTATGAAACTAAACCATTTGAGGAAACTAGAAAAATTTATGGagttggaaagaaaaacctTGGAAAGACAACAGGAAAACTTATTGATTCAAAGATTGAACTTCAATCAAAATTCTAACAAAATTGTAAACGTTTTAACCCAATGTTTAAACTCCGTATCCGACACCAACATCAATAACAGTTCAGTAGCGGAAAGGGACGAAATCACATCACAGATAAACCACTTTAAAAGTATGTTGTCGAAACCTGAAACTTTAAGTATTGGGAAGAATCCATTCAACAGTTCTAATGTTGAAGCAAGTGAGAGTCATAATGGCAAAAGTATATCCAATGAGAATGATGTCAAACCGATTTCTATCGAAGCCCCCCAATTTTACAGATATTGGTCGgcataa
- the KRE9 gene encoding Kre9p (similar to Saccharomyces cerevisiae KRE9 (YJL174W); ancestral locus Anc_1.164) → MRLQTNSILCALVFLVSYVLGDVNVVSPKAKATFSPSGGIVSIPVEWMDNGAYPPLSKFSYFTLSLCTGPNNNIDCIATIATKVKASELTQDDKVYSYTATFPSTLTGNGQYYIQVFAHVDNQGNTIHYTPRFQLTSMGGTTAYTYSGSVEPVPQTSIQTTTTNNAQATTIDSRSFTVPYTKQTGTSRFAPMQMQPNTKVTASTWTRQFATSAVTYYSTFGSLPEQATTLTPGWSYTISSGANYATRAPMPSANGGWYKPSQRLSLSARKINMRKA, encoded by the coding sequence ATGCGTTTACAAACAAACTCCATTTTATGTGCTTTGGtgtttttagtttcttaTGTGCTAGGTGATGTTAATGTCGTTTCTCCAAAAGCGAAAGCCACATTCAGCCCAAGTGGTGGTATTGTTTCTATTCCCGTTGAATGGATGGATAACGGCGCCTACCCTCCATTAAGcaaattttcatatttcACTTTGAGTCTTTGTACTGGGCCTAACAATAACATTGACTGTATAGCCACTATTGCTACTAAAGTTAAGGCAAGTGAGTTGACCCAGGATGATAAAGTTTATTCTTACACAGCTACTTTCCCTTCAACTCTAACTGGGAACGGTCAATATTACATCCAAGTCTTTGCGCACGTGGATAACCAAGGTAACACTATCCATTATACTCCGAGGTTTCAATTGACTTCTATGGGAGGTACTACTGCCTATACATATAGTGGGTCGGTTGAGCCTGTTCCCCAGACTTCTATTCAAACAACTACTACAAACAACGCGCAAGCCACTACTATTGACAGTCGTTCATTTACTGTTCCATACACTAAGCAGACTGGTACGTCGCGTTTTGCTCCCATGCAAATGCAGCCAAATACTAAAGTAACTGCTTCCACGTGGACAAGACAATTCGCCACTAGCGCAGTGACTTATTACTCTACCTTTGGGTCGTTGCCGGAACAAGCAACTACATTGACTCCTGGTTGGTCTTATACAATATCATCCGGAGCAAACTATGCCACTCGTGCACCTATGCCCTCAGCAAATGGTGGTTGGTATAAACCATCTCAGAGGTTGTCTTTGTCAGCAAGGAAAATCAATATGAGAAAAGCATGA
- the RFA3 gene encoding Rfa3p (similar to Saccharomyces cerevisiae RFA3 (YJL173C); ancestral locus Anc_1.165): MASETPRVDPTEISNINAPVFRIIAQIKSQPTESQLILQSPTVSSKNGNEVEMITLNNIRVSMNKTFEIDSWYEFVCRNNDDGELGFLVLDAVLCKFKENEDLSLNGVVALQRLCKKYPEIY, translated from the coding sequence atggCCAGTGAAACACCAAGAGTTGACCCCACCGAAATATCCAATATCAATGCCCCTGTGTTTAGAATAATAGCGCAAATAAAGTCACAGCCCACTGAGTCTCAACTGATCTTGCAATCACCCACCGTATCATCGAAAAACGGCAATGAAGTCGAGATGATTACTTTGAACAACATCCGTGTCTCCATGAATAAAACTTTTGAGATAGATTCGTGGTATGAATTTGTTTGCAGAAACAATGATGATGGCGAACTAGGGTTTTTAGTTCTTGACGCTGTCCTATGCAAATTTAAGGAGAATGAAGATTTAAGCTTAAATGGTGTGGTCGCTTTACAAAGACTATGTAAGAAATACCCAGAAATATACTGA